The DNA sequence AACAGGATGGTGGAGATGATTATATTATGATGGAACAAAGTCTGTTCCTTCGCTTAACTTATATTCTTCGTTAAAAGAAAATGAAATTAGAAAATAAGACGCTTTTCTTGGTGAACGATCTTAATAAAAACACAGTTCCTTCTTTATTGAGAGAGTTTTCCCAATATGAAACAACTGATATTGAATTGATCGATCTTTCTAATGTTCTTTCTATCGATAGTGCCGGAGTTGCCTTCCTCGATGAATTGAGTTTAAAATTAAAAGATCATTCTCCGAAAATCATAAATGCCTCGGAAAATATTCAGGCGGCAATTTCAACTTTCTCACTTTCCGAAGAAAAATTACCTGAAAAGGAAAAATCGGATAATATTTTTGTTCAGCTCGGAGGTGCTTTATATAATTGGAAAAACTCTTTTCTCGAGGGTTTGATCTTAACATCCGAAATAGCTTACTGGTCGTTCGTCGGGATCTTCAATAAAAAAGGTCAGAGGAAACATTCAGTGATCCAGCAAAGTATCCTGATCGGAGTTGATGCTCTCGGAATTATCAGTTTGCTTTCGATCATTATCGGCTTGATCCTTGCCCTGCAATCTGCTGCCCAGCTGCGGCAATTCGGAGCAAATATCTTTATCGCCGATCTGATCGCTATCTCGATGGTCAGGGAAATGGGACCAATGATGACAGCGATCATCGTTGCCGGCAGGAGCGGTTCTGCTATTGCTTCCGAAATTGCAACCATGAAAGTTACGGAAGAGATCGATGCTCTCAAAATGATGGCGATCAATCCCATCCGTTATGTAGTTGTTCCAAAATTCCATGCGATCACGATCTGCATGCCTTTATTAGTAACCATGTCTATGCTTGTTGGTATTTTGGGGGGATTAATAATCGCGATGACTTATCTTGATTTGAGTGCTGTCTCTTTTTTGAATAGAGTTTTGGATGCTCTTACTATAAAAGATGTCCTCGTTGGTCTAAGCAAAAGTGTTTTCTTCTCCTGGGTAATTGTCATTATTGGAAGTTATTACGGTTTTAATGTTAAAGGCGGAGCCGAAGGTGTCGGTAAAGCAACGACTCTTTCGGTGGTTGCCTCGATATTTGCCGTTATTATTCTGGATGCTGTTTTCAGCTTTTTATATTTAGGAAATTTGTAACTCAATCATCCTGATTGAGAAAAATGAGATGGATTAATTAATTTATGGTAGTCAGTAATTAATTTATGATGTTCCATAATTTATTTTTAGTAGTCCATAATTTGTTCAAGGAGTACCATAATTGCCTGTATTATGCCGAATT is a window from the Candidatus Cloacimonadota bacterium genome containing:
- a CDS encoding MlaE family lipid ABC transporter permease subunit, with protein sequence MKLENKTLFLVNDLNKNTVPSLLREFSQYETTDIELIDLSNVLSIDSAGVAFLDELSLKLKDHSPKIINASENIQAAISTFSLSEEKLPEKEKSDNIFVQLGGALYNWKNSFLEGLILTSEIAYWSFVGIFNKKGQRKHSVIQQSILIGVDALGIISLLSIIIGLILALQSAAQLRQFGANIFIADLIAISMVREMGPMMTAIIVAGRSGSAIASEIATMKVTEEIDALKMMAINPIRYVVVPKFHAITICMPLLVTMSMLVGILGGLIIAMTYLDLSAVSFLNRVLDALTIKDVLVGLSKSVFFSWVIVIIGSYYGFNVKGGAEGVGKATTLSVVASIFAVIILDAVFSFLYLGNL